A section of the Leptospira kobayashii genome encodes:
- a CDS encoding HIT family protein, with the protein MAQFEEHSHRKNLFSVSKLKYAKGDRPAVDCILCGVRDKEEIVPNLSIASTELSVVSVNLYPYNPGHIIIFPKRHILSYTELTEEEALDIHRLTVKTLKVLERQWKVQGFNLGYNLGKNSGGSIPHIHEHIVPRFPNEAGFLDVFANTRVVIYEPYAMLEELKKFWDMEV; encoded by the coding sequence ATGGCGCAATTTGAGGAACACTCTCATAGGAAGAATTTATTTAGCGTAAGTAAGCTCAAATATGCAAAAGGAGACAGACCTGCGGTTGATTGCATTTTATGCGGGGTGAGAGACAAAGAGGAAATCGTTCCTAATCTATCCATTGCCAGTACGGAACTTTCCGTAGTTTCCGTTAATTTATATCCTTATAATCCGGGTCACATCATCATTTTTCCCAAAAGGCATATTCTTTCTTACACAGAACTCACGGAAGAAGAAGCTTTGGACATCCATAGACTCACCGTAAAGACCTTAAAAGTTTTGGAAAGGCAATGGAAAGTGCAAGGCTTTAACTTGGGTTATAATTTAGGAAAAAATAGCGGCGGTTCCATCCCTCATATTCATGAGCATATAGTACCAAGATTTCCCAACGAAGCGGGGTTTTTGGATGTATTTGCAAATACAAGGGTGGTTATTTACGAACCGTACGCGATGCTCGAGGAGCTGAAAAAATTTTGGGATATGGAAGTTTGA
- a CDS encoding UDP-N-acetylmuramoyl-L-alanyl-D-glutamate--2,6-diaminopimelate ligase yields MKIAEIIKRIPEIKVRKGDAFLDINYIWADTRKLSPSDIFVLPEGQTENYPKFIEAAKNMGVHSVLVSSSQLKIPGIEGFTNILEAEGYVGDVHGKIASLLSGNPSKKLKLVGITGTNGKTSLTFILFHIATSLGKKCGLIGTVHIRILDRILETGYTTPDSSSLNLILKEMVDAGVEYVFIEMSSHGLKLGRTSGLELQGVAFTNLTQDHLDFHSTMEDYLESKFKLFQILESSSRANKFGIVASDVPGGNLMVAKLTAAGLKSPIYLMGSAGEFNYSHTKLSLTGSEFRLHRKEKDVPFIEVRKVKTNLLGNFNIFNVSLAAFISFELGFPWEDTLRAIESIPTVPGRFQVIPASDNSRIAVIDYAHTPDALENILKSCKEILPKQLICLFGCGGDRDRTKRPMMARIAEEYSDFVILTSDNPRTEDPKFILDEVESGFSRGFRRYETIVDRRSAIEYGISMLEKDGILVVAGKGHETYQIIGKTKTDFNDHEEVKKAFQNWEKDR; encoded by the coding sequence TTGAAAATTGCAGAGATCATAAAAAGAATCCCTGAAATTAAAGTTAGAAAAGGGGACGCTTTTCTTGATATAAATTACATTTGGGCAGACACTCGCAAACTTTCGCCAAGTGATATATTCGTTCTGCCGGAAGGTCAGACGGAAAATTATCCGAAGTTTATCGAAGCTGCAAAAAACATGGGAGTTCATTCGGTTTTAGTTTCTTCTTCTCAATTGAAAATTCCCGGAATAGAAGGATTTACGAATATTTTGGAAGCGGAAGGTTATGTGGGAGATGTGCACGGTAAGATCGCATCTTTACTTTCCGGAAACCCGAGTAAAAAATTAAAACTAGTCGGAATCACAGGTACCAACGGAAAAACATCCTTAACTTTTATTTTATTTCACATAGCAACAAGTCTGGGAAAAAAATGCGGACTAATCGGAACCGTTCATATCCGGATTTTGGACCGGATACTGGAAACAGGATACACTACACCTGATTCTTCTTCTTTAAATCTGATCTTAAAGGAGATGGTAGATGCGGGTGTGGAATATGTCTTTATCGAAATGAGTTCCCATGGATTGAAATTAGGGAGAACTTCCGGTCTCGAATTGCAAGGTGTTGCATTCACCAATCTCACTCAAGACCATCTTGATTTTCATTCCACAATGGAAGATTATCTGGAGAGTAAATTCAAATTATTTCAAATTTTGGAATCTTCATCCCGTGCAAATAAGTTCGGAATTGTAGCATCGGACGTTCCCGGTGGAAACCTTATGGTGGCGAAACTAACGGCCGCAGGTCTAAAATCTCCCATCTATCTGATGGGAAGTGCAGGCGAATTCAATTATTCACACACAAAACTTTCGTTAACCGGAAGCGAGTTCCGACTTCATAGAAAGGAAAAAGACGTACCTTTTATCGAAGTTCGAAAAGTAAAAACGAATCTACTCGGAAATTTCAATATATTCAATGTTAGCTTAGCTGCATTTATTTCTTTTGAGCTAGGGTTTCCCTGGGAAGATACTCTTCGCGCAATTGAGTCTATTCCTACGGTTCCGGGCCGGTTTCAGGTAATTCCTGCATCAGATAACAGTCGTATTGCTGTAATCGATTATGCGCATACTCCTGATGCTTTGGAAAATATCCTAAAGAGCTGCAAAGAAATCCTCCCGAAACAATTGATTTGTTTATTCGGCTGCGGCGGAGATAGGGATCGCACCAAAAGACCGATGATGGCCCGTATTGCGGAAGAATATTCCGACTTCGTTATACTAACATCCGATAATCCCAGAACGGAAGATCCAAAATTCATTTTGGATGAAGTGGAATCCGGATTTTCCCGAGGATTCAGAAGATATGAAACCATAGTAGACCGAAGATCCGCCATTGAATACGGGATCTCCATGTTGGAAAAAGACGGGATACTCGTTGTTGCCGGCAAAGGCCATGAAACCTATCAAATTATAGGAAAAACAAAAACGGATTTTAATGATCACGAAGAAGTAAAGAAAGCTTTTCAAAATTGGGAAAAGGATCGATAG
- the mraY gene encoding phospho-N-acetylmuramoyl-pentapeptide-transferase produces the protein MFHWIYETFGNDLGFLRIFHYVTLRAMMAGLTAMFITFLYGKRMIYFLQSLKFKESVRNDGPESHAAKSGTPTMGGLIMIVSLSVSTLLWGNLSNLNIWLLLLSAIAFCLLGFADDYMKSVKKIKGGMRARTKFIITVLIALTVTSTFYYFTGKPNTVESKGIPFEITDLFIPFLKGPLLTLGFMAVPFGIIVLIGSSHAVNLTDGLDGLASGTVVIATATMALLAYVSGTPVAANYLNVPYLPGAHEYSIFLAGLSGALLGFLWFNCHPAQVFMGDTGSLFLGSTLGLTAIMLKKEILLIILGGIFVAEALSVMLQVGSFKLRGKRIFKMAPLHHHFELLGWSEEKVVIRFWIVGIILAIISLSTLKIQ, from the coding sequence ATGTTTCATTGGATTTATGAGACCTTTGGGAATGATTTGGGATTTTTAAGAATCTTTCATTATGTTACGTTGCGGGCAATGATGGCGGGACTCACTGCCATGTTTATCACCTTCCTTTACGGGAAAAGGATGATCTATTTTTTGCAGTCTTTAAAATTCAAAGAATCCGTTCGAAACGACGGACCGGAATCTCATGCTGCCAAATCGGGAACTCCTACCATGGGTGGACTCATCATGATCGTATCTTTGAGCGTATCCACTCTCCTTTGGGGAAATCTTTCCAATCTGAATATCTGGCTTCTCCTTCTTTCCGCAATCGCCTTTTGTCTGTTAGGATTCGCAGACGATTATATGAAATCGGTAAAAAAGATCAAAGGAGGAATGAGGGCGAGGACAAAATTCATCATCACTGTTCTGATCGCCTTAACAGTTACATCCACCTTTTATTACTTCACAGGAAAACCGAATACGGTTGAAAGTAAGGGAATCCCTTTCGAAATTACAGATTTGTTCATCCCATTTTTAAAAGGACCGCTTCTTACTTTGGGTTTTATGGCAGTTCCTTTCGGGATTATCGTACTCATCGGAAGTTCTCATGCGGTTAATCTTACCGACGGTCTGGACGGGCTCGCAAGTGGGACTGTTGTTATTGCTACTGCGACTATGGCGCTTCTAGCATACGTTTCGGGTACTCCCGTGGCCGCCAATTATCTGAATGTTCCTTATCTGCCGGGAGCACACGAGTATTCCATTTTTCTTGCGGGTTTATCGGGAGCCTTACTTGGGTTTTTATGGTTCAATTGCCATCCGGCACAAGTGTTTATGGGTGATACAGGATCTTTGTTTTTAGGTTCCACACTCGGCTTAACGGCTATTATGCTAAAAAAGGAAATATTACTGATCATCTTGGGAGGGATTTTTGTAGCGGAAGCACTCAGCGTAATGTTGCAAGTAGGTTCTTTCAAATTGAGAGGAAAACGAATTTTCAAAATGGCTCCTTTACATCATCATTTCGAACTTTTAGGATGGTCCGAGGAAAAAGTAGTCATTCGTTTTTGGATCGTAGGAATCATACTTGCGATTATTTCCCTTTCTACCTTAAAAATCCAGTGA
- a CDS encoding menaquinone biosynthetic enzyme MqnA/MqnD family protein, producing the protein MKIGIVKHLNARPLTYFFENHPGYEIVSDNPSFLIEELKAGKLDCALISSIECERNSQNLSYSKSVGVCAREVVRSILYFENKNEPHPPKEIRTDSGSRSSVALLQCIFHLVYGFTPKVIPTDAKEINLLMEKNEESHLLFGDHALLHNATGDYQIYDLASWWNQITKTNFCFAFWAYPKSNPIEDSFFTNALEYGLAHIEEIIQNEKRLPTAIVDRYLRKELHYYPDKLNLDGFRLYIDTCKKIGIL; encoded by the coding sequence ATGAAAATCGGAATTGTAAAACACCTAAATGCCCGCCCTCTTACTTATTTTTTTGAAAACCATCCGGGTTATGAAATTGTTTCCGACAATCCTAGCTTTCTAATAGAAGAACTAAAGGCTGGCAAGCTGGATTGTGCCCTTATTTCCTCCATTGAATGCGAAAGAAACAGTCAAAATCTTTCTTATTCCAAATCAGTGGGAGTTTGTGCCAGAGAAGTTGTACGTTCCATTCTGTACTTTGAAAATAAAAACGAACCGCACCCTCCGAAAGAAATCCGCACCGACAGCGGTTCCCGGTCAAGTGTTGCCCTGCTACAATGTATTTTTCATTTGGTTTACGGTTTTACTCCCAAAGTAATTCCCACGGATGCGAAAGAAATCAATCTTTTAATGGAAAAGAACGAAGAATCCCATTTATTATTTGGAGATCATGCTTTGTTACATAATGCAACGGGAGATTACCAAATCTACGATTTGGCATCCTGGTGGAATCAAATTACGAAAACTAACTTTTGTTTTGCGTTCTGGGCCTATCCCAAATCAAATCCGATAGAGGATTCATTTTTTACAAATGCGCTGGAATACGGACTGGCGCATATAGAAGAAATCATCCAAAATGAAAAAAGGCTTCCTACTGCGATTGTCGATCGGTACTTGCGAAAAGAACTGCATTATTATCCGGACAAGCTCAACTTGGACGGGTTTCGATTGTATATTGATACTTGTAAGAAAATCGGGATACTTTAA
- a CDS encoding CheR family methyltransferase has product MGDPEFEFIKDLVYKQAGIFLAPHKKIMVQSRLNARLRTLNIASYEDYVLKLKKDPKFASEEMQELINRITTNKTDFFRENHHFEFLKNTYFPEFEEQSKAVGNKSLRIWCSAASTGEEPYSIAITVYEYFANKPGWNLKIYASDIDTQVLNTAQDGFYKADRLEPVSEAMKQKHFNKHVKADQIYYEAKPHLKNLIEFKQINLLHHPFPFKEKMDLIFCRNVVIYFDKQTQKVLFSQFEELLKPLGFLILGHSETMFGISDRFKFLGHTVYQKKT; this is encoded by the coding sequence ATAGGCGACCCTGAATTTGAATTTATCAAAGATCTGGTCTACAAACAAGCGGGCATTTTTCTAGCCCCTCACAAAAAGATCATGGTCCAATCCAGGTTGAATGCAAGGTTACGTACTCTCAATATTGCGAGTTATGAAGACTATGTTCTAAAATTGAAAAAAGATCCCAAGTTTGCAAGTGAAGAGATGCAGGAACTCATCAATCGGATCACTACAAACAAGACCGACTTTTTCAGAGAGAATCATCATTTCGAATTTTTAAAAAATACTTATTTCCCTGAATTTGAAGAGCAGTCCAAAGCAGTAGGAAACAAATCCTTACGTATTTGGTGTTCCGCCGCATCCACAGGAGAAGAACCTTATTCCATTGCCATTACCGTTTATGAATATTTTGCAAATAAGCCGGGTTGGAATTTGAAAATCTATGCATCCGATATCGATACACAAGTGTTAAATACCGCCCAAGACGGATTTTACAAGGCCGATCGCCTTGAGCCTGTTAGTGAGGCAATGAAACAAAAACATTTCAACAAACATGTCAAAGCCGATCAGATTTATTACGAAGCGAAACCTCATTTGAAAAATCTAATAGAATTCAAACAGATCAATTTATTGCACCATCCGTTTCCTTTCAAAGAAAAAATGGATTTGATCTTTTGCAGAAACGTAGTGATCTATTTTGACAAACAAACGCAAAAAGTATTGTTTTCTCAATTTGAAGAATTATTGAAGCCACTCGGGTTTTTGATACTGGGTCATTCGGAAACCATGTTCGGAATTTCCGATCGGTTTAAATTTTTAGGACATACCGTTTATCAAAAAAAGACTTAA
- a CDS encoding UDP-N-acetylglucosamine--N-acetylmuramyl-(pentapeptide) pyrophosphoryl-undecaprenol N-acetylglucosamine transferase encodes MNESVIIAAGGTGGHISPGVALAEILVEKKEVFRISDVYIHSLLRNQNNPDLQNAPCEVLWHNVPQFRGLSVPIYPILFLIQFIKTILTFQKRKITAVIGMGGYSSFPAILYAILFRKKLFLCEQNCIPGKITRYFAKYAEKLALSFPIKDSLAASIETKIIGNPIRKKVVPESLNIRQNENLHDSRKSTVNVLVLGGSQGARQLNNMILKTMENSEISQKFRFRVLTGTSLYDETVKKAKGPAEIISYANDMRPNYEWANLVVARSGAGVIAECLVFGLPMVLIPYPYAADNHQKENAEYVEKEGAAYTIQSTSEDPTPLVKYLLNWKSNPEELKTMGQNSLRLSNVNAAYQTISYFFPH; translated from the coding sequence ATGAATGAATCAGTCATTATTGCAGCAGGTGGAACAGGCGGTCATATTTCTCCTGGGGTAGCACTTGCCGAAATTTTGGTGGAAAAAAAGGAAGTCTTCCGTATTTCCGATGTCTATATTCATTCCCTTCTCAGAAATCAAAACAACCCCGATTTACAGAATGCTCCTTGCGAAGTTCTATGGCATAATGTTCCTCAATTTCGCGGTTTGTCCGTACCGATCTATCCGATTTTATTTCTAATCCAATTTATAAAAACAATTCTGACATTTCAGAAAAGAAAAATAACAGCCGTTATTGGTATGGGAGGATATTCCAGTTTCCCCGCCATTCTATATGCGATTCTTTTTCGTAAGAAGTTATTTTTATGCGAACAAAATTGTATTCCCGGAAAGATCACCAGATATTTTGCGAAGTATGCGGAAAAACTGGCTCTTAGTTTTCCGATTAAGGATTCTTTAGCCGCTTCCATAGAAACAAAAATCATAGGAAATCCTATTCGCAAAAAAGTAGTTCCGGAATCATTGAACATAAGACAGAATGAAAACTTGCACGATAGCCGAAAAAGCACTGTAAATGTTCTAGTGTTAGGCGGTTCTCAAGGGGCAAGACAGCTCAATAACATGATTCTTAAAACCATGGAGAATTCGGAAATTTCTCAAAAATTCAGATTTAGGGTCCTAACCGGGACTTCCTTATACGATGAAACTGTTAAAAAAGCGAAAGGTCCTGCGGAAATCATTTCGTATGCGAATGATATGAGGCCTAACTATGAATGGGCCAACCTCGTCGTTGCCAGATCTGGGGCAGGCGTTATCGCCGAATGCCTGGTGTTCGGACTCCCTATGGTTTTGATTCCTTATCCTTACGCTGCTGACAACCATCAAAAGGAAAATGCCGAGTATGTTGAAAAAGAAGGCGCTGCTTATACGATTCAATCCACTTCGGAAGATCCGACTCCACTCGTAAAATACCTGTTAAACTGGAAATCAAATCCGGAAGAACTCAAAACTATGGGTCAAAACTCATTGCGTCTTTCCAATGTAAATGCTGCCTACCAAACTATTTCTTATTTTTTTCCTCATTAA
- a CDS encoding FtsW/RodA/SpoVE family cell cycle protein — MISSLREIFVIGRYKVDLPLLFSLFFLFGFGVIVMFSASVIPAEREFADPNYYLKKQLVWGGIGIVLFLIFAQIPYSFLVKLSFPFCLLSVILLVSVFIPGVGKSVSTTYGRSFNRWILIGGFQVQPSEFSKISLLLFLSLFFQSFDPKKIQWNRKNIVSVFTILIILMLIVAEPAFGTTVEILVVIFFFVLMVGFPIKKIFILGLSILPLLLVLVTQVGYRKKRLEIWLDPYKYRFDEGHQLVTSFRAFFDGGSFGRPIGSGYSHRYLAYSHTDFVLASFVEDFGFLGFIIFFAVTLFFLYRIYLLVLKVKDKLGFFLGTGILLLLSIQILINLYVVTGLAPVTGISLPFLSYGGSSLITIFILMGILANITKKENLAL, encoded by the coding sequence ATGATTTCCTCCTTAAGAGAAATTTTTGTCATCGGCAGATACAAAGTTGATTTGCCTTTGTTATTTTCTCTTTTTTTTCTATTCGGATTCGGTGTCATCGTGATGTTCAGTGCATCCGTAATTCCCGCCGAACGTGAATTTGCTGATCCGAATTATTATTTGAAAAAACAGCTGGTTTGGGGAGGCATAGGAATCGTATTATTCCTTATATTTGCTCAAATTCCGTATTCTTTCCTTGTCAAATTATCATTTCCTTTTTGTTTGCTCAGCGTAATATTACTGGTTTCCGTGTTCATTCCGGGAGTAGGGAAATCGGTAAGCACTACTTACGGCAGAAGTTTCAACCGATGGATTTTGATAGGAGGATTTCAGGTTCAACCTTCGGAGTTTAGTAAAATCAGTTTACTTCTTTTCTTATCTCTTTTTTTTCAATCCTTCGATCCTAAAAAAATACAATGGAACAGAAAGAACATTGTATCCGTTTTTACGATTTTAATCATTTTGATGTTGATAGTCGCCGAACCTGCGTTTGGTACAACGGTGGAAATACTCGTTGTGATTTTTTTCTTTGTGCTGATGGTAGGATTTCCCATTAAGAAAATTTTCATTTTGGGTTTATCCATTCTACCTCTTTTACTCGTCCTTGTCACTCAAGTCGGTTATAGAAAGAAGAGACTTGAAATTTGGCTCGATCCGTACAAATACAGATTTGATGAAGGACATCAACTAGTGACTTCGTTCCGAGCGTTTTTTGACGGAGGTAGTTTCGGTCGCCCGATCGGTTCCGGTTATTCCCATAGATATTTGGCCTATAGCCACACTGACTTTGTGCTTGCCTCTTTTGTAGAGGACTTCGGATTTTTGGGATTTATCATTTTTTTTGCAGTGACTCTATTTTTTCTCTACCGGATTTATCTTTTGGTTTTGAAAGTCAAAGATAAGTTAGGTTTCTTTTTGGGAACGGGCATCTTGCTTTTATTGTCCATTCAGATTCTGATCAATCTTTATGTAGTCACGGGCCTAGCACCGGTGACTGGAATTTCCTTGCCTTTCTTAAGTTACGGAGGATCTTCCCTGATTACAATTTTTATACTTATGGGAATCCTTGCCAATATTACCAAGAAAGAGAATCTGGCTTTATGA
- the murC gene encoding UDP-N-acetylmuramate--L-alanine ligase → MIIEDLPGNQVLLLGIGGSGMSSLAHILLDLGYLVFGYDKKESDVTLFLKERGAKIQKDISGFDPASIDFVVFSSAINDETNGIFRNVKDLGKPLFHRSQILHKVFGRLSSISVAGSHGKTSTTAMVSQILEKTGKDPSIMIGGDTDLLGKKGGKAGKGDWGVYESDESDGTFLGHTAAIRIATNVDNDHLDYYGDEKTLQEAFVKYLAPETKGSAIVQAHDQGILKVLKLLSKTNVPHPEFHLWLLGNEELFQNSEQKNLFSDLKAKLGDRVHFIHYKVEEERLFFDFERERYEVKLPFSGTHYLRNSLCAIFAAFLVGLDFRESVKILSSYVGVKRRQETLGIKNSITVMDDYGHHPTEIRTVIESLKESYRNKGKLVVLFQPHRFTRTEILQKELAEALSHSENLFLLPIYSAGEKEISGISTATIANHLTNKNHTLLSGIIDEDLKEIEIVLEPGDCFLCLGAGNVRLWGETFLKT, encoded by the coding sequence ATGATCATCGAAGATCTTCCCGGCAATCAAGTTCTTCTCCTAGGGATTGGGGGGAGCGGTATGTCCAGTCTAGCCCATATTCTTTTGGATTTGGGTTATCTGGTATTTGGTTATGATAAAAAGGAATCAGATGTTACTCTTTTCCTAAAAGAAAGAGGCGCTAAAATTCAAAAGGACATTTCAGGATTTGATCCGGCCTCGATTGATTTTGTCGTTTTCAGTTCCGCGATCAATGATGAAACCAACGGAATCTTTCGAAACGTAAAAGATCTGGGCAAACCTCTTTTTCATAGATCGCAAATCCTTCATAAAGTATTCGGAAGATTGTCCTCTATCTCGGTTGCTGGTTCGCACGGGAAAACTTCGACTACAGCGATGGTTTCCCAAATTTTGGAAAAAACCGGAAAAGACCCGAGCATTATGATCGGAGGAGATACGGATCTTCTGGGCAAAAAAGGCGGCAAAGCGGGGAAAGGAGACTGGGGAGTCTATGAATCGGATGAATCGGACGGAACCTTTCTCGGACATACTGCTGCGATTCGAATCGCAACAAACGTAGACAATGATCATCTCGATTATTACGGAGATGAAAAAACACTACAAGAAGCTTTCGTTAAATATCTTGCTCCCGAAACAAAAGGCAGCGCGATCGTGCAAGCCCACGACCAGGGGATTTTAAAAGTTCTGAAACTTCTTTCCAAAACGAACGTTCCACACCCTGAATTTCATTTATGGCTTTTGGGAAATGAAGAACTATTTCAAAATTCGGAACAAAAGAATCTATTTTCAGATCTAAAGGCAAAGTTAGGCGATAGGGTTCATTTCATACATTATAAGGTCGAAGAAGAACGATTGTTTTTTGATTTTGAACGGGAAAGATATGAAGTAAAACTTCCTTTTTCGGGAACTCATTACCTTCGGAATAGTCTATGTGCTATTTTCGCAGCTTTTCTAGTAGGTTTGGATTTCCGGGAATCAGTGAAAATTCTATCTTCTTATGTGGGTGTAAAAAGAAGGCAGGAAACTCTTGGGATCAAAAATTCGATTACAGTTATGGATGATTACGGTCATCATCCGACTGAAATCAGAACGGTAATTGAATCTTTGAAAGAGTCCTATAGGAACAAAGGAAAATTAGTCGTTCTATTTCAACCTCATCGCTTTACAAGAACCGAAATTCTACAAAAGGAACTAGCCGAAGCACTTTCTCATTCTGAAAATCTATTCTTGTTACCTATCTATTCTGCGGGAGAAAAAGAAATCTCAGGAATCAGCACAGCTACCATTGCGAATCACTTAACAAATAAAAATCATACTCTTTTATCAGGAATCATCGATGAAGATTTAAAAGAAATCGAAATTGTCTTGGAACCAGGAGATTGTTTTCTTTGCCTCGGAGCAGGTAACGTTCGTTTGTGGGGAGAAACTTTTTTAAAGACCTGA
- a CDS encoding LIC11874 family lipoprotein, giving the protein MVRFLIPLFLLSLFGCFEYEETILFRKSSSGTVEISYIVPLKKESMDSLIKFLPSDKASIEAKLKSKTNNSLLLRDFTFRELEKSENADPFFKRKAKVSYKIDFEDPSLLDGILLGNLSIKTKGKSLNVKREFPNLTDTIVQNASVGEKKIITETLRLLKEGKIQFRVLFPKDSECSSNRGFVGLGNVLYAFPLQDTIENQDAKSWDYKIRFY; this is encoded by the coding sequence GTGGTTCGCTTCTTAATCCCATTATTTTTACTCTCCTTATTCGGATGTTTTGAATACGAAGAAACCATTCTATTTCGTAAATCCAGTTCCGGGACAGTTGAAATTTCTTATATCGTTCCTTTGAAGAAAGAGTCTATGGACTCTCTTATAAAATTTCTTCCTTCGGACAAAGCGTCCATCGAAGCCAAGTTGAAATCCAAAACGAATAATAGTCTGTTACTTAGGGATTTCACATTCCGTGAATTGGAAAAATCGGAAAATGCGGACCCATTTTTCAAAAGAAAAGCTAAGGTATCCTATAAAATTGATTTCGAAGATCCAAGTCTACTGGATGGGATTTTACTCGGAAATTTAAGCATCAAAACAAAAGGGAAGTCTCTGAATGTCAAAAGAGAATTTCCTAACCTAACAGACACTATTGTGCAGAATGCAAGCGTCGGAGAAAAGAAGATCATTACGGAAACCTTAAGACTGCTAAAGGAAGGAAAGATCCAATTCAGAGTTCTTTTTCCGAAAGATTCGGAATGCAGTTCAAATCGGGGATTCGTAGGTCTCGGCAATGTTCTTTATGCTTTCCCTTTGCAAGATACGATCGAAAACCAAGATGCAAAATCCTGGGATTACAAAATCCGCTTTTATTAA
- the rsmH gene encoding 16S rRNA (cytosine(1402)-N(4))-methyltransferase RsmH, with protein MSLSPHIPVLPEEVIQLLSQTESSSSPKWFLDGTAGEGGHSRLILERFPDCHLILVDRDEVMLERAKANLPSGRQVFPYNLNFSEIDREVLDGIGCPGLDGVLVDLGVSLFHFLHSGRGFTFKQEEPLDMRLEPRLGIKTAADIVNTSSVLDLKKIFWDYGEERWALKIANNIIEVRRKKKFETNLDLAELVKGSIPRKLWPKDAHPATKVFQALRIEVNAELEHAEKGIRSLSSLINPGGVMACISFHSLEDRIVKWTFRDLKDQGDFSILTKKPILPTDEEIRSNRASRSAKLRGLRRILPIESIG; from the coding sequence GTGTCTCTTTCTCCTCATATCCCCGTTCTTCCCGAAGAAGTCATCCAACTTCTTTCTCAAACAGAGTCTTCCTCCTCTCCGAAATGGTTTTTAGACGGAACTGCAGGAGAAGGAGGGCATTCCCGATTGATTCTGGAACGATTTCCGGATTGTCATTTAATCCTTGTGGACCGGGACGAAGTGATGTTGGAAAGAGCAAAAGCCAACCTTCCTTCCGGCAGACAAGTATTTCCCTACAATCTAAACTTTTCGGAAATCGACAGAGAAGTTTTGGATGGAATCGGTTGCCCCGGCCTAGATGGAGTACTTGTGGATTTGGGAGTGTCTTTGTTTCATTTTTTACATTCCGGACGTGGGTTTACGTTCAAACAGGAAGAACCTCTGGATATGCGGTTGGAACCCAGGCTGGGCATAAAAACGGCCGCTGATATTGTAAATACCAGCAGTGTCCTGGATCTGAAAAAAATATTCTGGGACTATGGGGAAGAAAGATGGGCTTTAAAAATTGCAAATAATATCATCGAAGTTCGTCGCAAAAAAAAATTCGAAACCAATCTGGATCTGGCAGAGTTAGTGAAGGGCTCCATTCCTAGAAAACTTTGGCCGAAAGATGCTCATCCCGCTACAAAGGTTTTCCAAGCGCTTCGCATAGAGGTAAATGCCGAACTGGAACATGCGGAGAAAGGAATTCGTTCCTTATCTTCTCTCATAAATCCGGGAGGAGTCATGGCATGCATTTCCTTTCATTCTCTCGAAGACAGGATTGTCAAATGGACGTTTCGGGATTTGAAAGATCAGGGTGATTTTTCCATTTTAACCAAAAAACCTATTTTGCCCACGGACGAAGAAATTCGCTCCAATCGTGCCTCGAGATCCGCAAAGCTGAGAGGTTTAAGAAGAATCCTTCCGATAGAATCTATAGGATGA